One segment of Carya illinoinensis cultivar Pawnee chromosome 13, C.illinoinensisPawnee_v1, whole genome shotgun sequence DNA contains the following:
- the LOC122292943 gene encoding aluminum-activated malate transporter 8-like, whose protein sequence is MDIASPNFENVGPFTRAWEWLKALPVKLWAMAVEFANKMKKLGQDDPRRIIHSLKVGVAITLVSLFYYVRQLFDRFGENGIWAILTVVLVFEFSVGATLGKGLNRMLATLSAGALAVGVDQVATLFDGTGQPIVLGIFVFIISATVTFMRFFPALKARYDYGLMIFILTFCLVSVSSYQDAEVLEIAYERLYTIIIGSFIAIIVCICVCPVWIGETLQNQIANNLEKLGNFLEGFGKEYFRLSEEGHSTDDKSFLHGYKSVLTSKDKEETMANLARWELWHYRFGFRHPWNRYLKVGTLTRQCAYKLEDLNGYLNCFEIQATPTEFRREIQEPCIQICSESGKALKELASAIKKMRRSTLVNSHIDSSKLAAKNLQSMLNNSLWENANLREIIPTAAVGLVLINIVPCTEKIVEAFQELASRARFKRMDDRVSPNNDV, encoded by the exons ATGGATATTGCttctccaaattttgaaaatgttggACCTTTCACTCGTGCATGGGAATGGCTCAAGGCCTTGCCTGTAAAGTTATGGGCTATGGCAGTCGAGTTTGCAAATAAGATGAAGAAACTTGGACAAGATGATCCCCGAAGAATAATCCATTCGCTCAAAGTAGGAGTGGCTATCACGTTGGTTTCGTTGTTCTATTATGTCCGACAGCTCTTCGACCGTTTTGGTGAAAATGGAATATGGGCGATTTTAACAGTCGTTCTAGTCTTCGAGTTTTCAGTTG GAGCAACATTGGGAAAAGGCCTAAACAGGATGCTGGCAACGTTGTCCGCTGGTGCGCTTGCAGTCGGAGTTGATCAGGTGGCAACTCTCTTCGATGGGACGGGACAGCCCATAGTACTTGGAATCTTTGTCTTTATAATAT CTGCAACGGTAACATTTATGCGATTCTTTCCTGCACTGAAGGCAAGATACGACTATGGACTGATGATATTCATATTGACTTTCTGCTTGGTATCTGTATCGAGTTACCAAGATGCTGAGGTTCTAGAGATAGCCTACGAGAGGCTATACACAATCATCATTGGTAGCTTTATTGCTATAATTGTATGCATCTGTGTATGCCCTGTTTGGATTGGAGAGACTCTGCAGAACCAAATAGCTAACAATTTGGAAAAGCTTGGGAATTTCTTAGAAG GATTTGGTAAGGAATACTTCAGATTGTCAGAAGAAGGGCATTCCACGGATGACAAATCATTTCTTCACGGGTATAAAAGCGTTCTGACTTCTAAAGACAAGGAAGAAACTATG GCCAATTTAGCGAGATGGGAACTTTGGCACTATCGTTTTGGGTTCCGTCATCCATGGAATCGTTACCTTAAAGTTGGAACCTTGACTCGGCAGTGTGCCTACAAACTTGAAGACCTCAACGGCTACCTCAACTGCTTTGAGATCCAAGCA ACACCCACCGAGTTCCGAAGAGAAATTCAAGAGCCATGCATACAGATTTGTTCAGAATCTGGCAAAGCACTGAAAGAATTAGCATCAGCGATCAAAAAAATGAGGCGGTCAACATTAGTTAATTCCCATATTGATAGCTCAAAACTTGCAGCCAAGAATCTCCAGTCCATGCTCAACAATTCCCTCTGGGAAAATGCCAATCTCCGAGAGATTATACCAACTGCTGCAGTCGGATTAGTTCTAATCAATATTGTGCCATGCACTGAGAAAATCGTGGAGGCTTTTCAGGAATTAGCCTCTCGTGCACGATTCAAGAGGATGGACGACAGAGTTTCACCGAACAACGACGTATAA